The Fragaria vesca subsp. vesca linkage group LG2, FraVesHawaii_1.0, whole genome shotgun sequence genome includes a window with the following:
- the LOC101296635 gene encoding agamous-like MADS-box protein AGL62-like: MAARVNRGRQKIPLQKIENETYRSVTFSKRKSSILKKSSELCTLTSVEMAVIVRSAGNKTFSFGHPHVQAIIDRFLLVNPEPLANPYIANQFLGNFHTIIEELNTEYTVVDEEFINCKQQRDVLTRTDRVCEAEQRYKRLLDYMDREEINSFERDLVKLHGIVAQRSEGCNKGKIS, encoded by the coding sequence ATGGCGGCTCGGGTCAATAGAGGTCGTCAAAAGATACCTTTGCAAAAAATAGAGAATGAGACATACCGGTCAGTTACTTTCTCCAAGAGAAAGTCTAGCATTCTTAAAAAATCAAGTGAGCTTTGCACACTCACAAGTGTAGAGATGGCAGTAATCGTAAGGTCTGCTGGGAATAAAACATTCTCTTTTGGCCACCCTCATGTGCAAGCCATTATAGACCGTTTTCTGTTGGTGAACCCTGAACCCCTCGCCAACCCATACATCGCCAATCAGTTTTTGGGAAATTTCCACACCATAATTGAGGAACTCAACACGGAGTACACTGTTGTAGATGAGGAGTTCATAAATTGTAAACAACAGAGGGATGTGCTTACAAGGACAGATAGGGTTTGCGAAGCAGAGCAGCGATACAAGAGGTTATTAGACTACATGGACCGTGAAGAGATAAACTCGTTTGAAAGAGACTTGGTTAAGCTGCATGGTATTGTAGCTCAACGGTCCGAAGGTTGCAACAAAGGCAAGATCAGCTGA